A stretch of Halichondria panicea chromosome 1, odHalPani1.1, whole genome shotgun sequence DNA encodes these proteins:
- the LOC135340988 gene encoding uncharacterized protein LOC135340988 isoform X2: MKVLKILLLDLVLLRTVIRSYGNAQQLYCPGQNVELSCTDTAAVIWQGSAFTGQCPNESDTIIVIAAQAVVGSTTTCGIFTANVTGLTPSAVQGVNIVDVSLTFRADVSLNGTTVQCEDANPNDALLVNELLDIPATTTPILVLSQNSQSMVGVAFVIDDPRCVAMYHVNVTQEGGPTTSVSGSSSPVSVDGLDLCLYSYSFVGYTTSMTGEVSGVSISMDLTVNLTAINGVNVVVNEIDPVIEWNRIDSTLYPTCITGYVVADLGNPSLTTNVTSTVTSLTAQQLNAAGFPYCISIQPTVTPMTPVGDLATAVGSSNLTLIDPDFPTPILTYSFALVNQSENVTGVVVLRVTVQNIIGSLIETTAYSYTCNRGPMFSFVTFTGDYFEIELPQAEGRENVGVNVEFVYGQCMSSMAADFTVPGKNITGIIQGQSTDTSYTVTITLPLTPYQPEELLIISTVEPSNGNPIMADFSRPVMQYSVTFDNLMAATSYTSTIRIVLRANTTVDVVPAATRSFMTLMFPIMYTATTPPPTTMATTTIPSQAPSQSTAVPQGGGCGGGCIAGIIIGCLIVLLIVVVIVAIVLCYWNKTRTEPKVSSHEMEQQRTKVKLTTNDEEEVDLMTNCNKPESPPTSGTVKLGPVYEDPDAFKVDPHTQDNLAYGHVQQSAQLKGPIYEDIKPDPHTQGNLAYGHVQFN; the protein is encoded by the exons ATGAAA GTTTTGAAGATTTTACTCCTAGATCTAGTCCTTCTTCGTACCGTTATCAGGAGCTATGGTAATG CTCAACAACTGTATTGTCCTGGGCAGAATGTGGAGCTCTCATGTACTGATACTGCTGCTGTAATTTGGCAGGGCAGTGCTTTTACAGGACAGTGTCCCAATGAGAGTGACACTATCATAGTAATTGCAGCTCAGGCTGTTGTCGGGAGCACTACCACATGTGGCATCTTCACAGCTAATGTGACTGGCTTAACTCCAAGTGCTGTACAAGGTGTAAACATTGTTGATGTCAGTCTAACTTTCAGAGCTGATGTGTCATTGAACGGGACCACTGTGCAGTGTGAAGATGCTAATCCTAACGATGCTCTACTAGTAAACGAACTTCTTGATATACCAG CAACCACCACACCAATTTTGGTGTTGAGCCAAAACTCACAGTCCATGGTTGGAGTGGCTTTTGTGATTGATGATCCACGGTGTGTGGCTATGTACCATGTGAATGTGACTCAGGAAGGTGGTCCCACTACCAGTGTGTCAGGATCATCATCACCAGTGAGCGTGGATGGCTTAGACTTGTGTCTATACAGCTACAGCTTTGTGGGGTACACCACCTCTATGACTGGTGAAGTTAGTGGAGTCAGTATATCAATGGACCTCACAGTCAATCTCACAG CTATCAATGGAGTTAATGTCGTAGTCAATGAAATAGACCCAGTCATCGAATGGAATCGGATCGACAGCACACTTTACCCAACCTGCATCACTGGCTATGTGGTGGCTGATCTTGGGAACCCATCCCTCACAACCAATGTTACCTCAACTGTGACTTCACTCactgcacagcaactcaatgCAGCTGGCTTCCCCTACTGTATCAGCATCCAACCTACAGTCACACCAATGACTCCAGTGGGAGATCTGGCTACTGCTGTGGGTAGCTCCAACCTTACTTTAATTGATCCAG ATTTCCCTACCCCGATCCTCACCTACAGCTTTGCATTAGTCAATCAATCTGAAAATGTCACCGGTGTGGTTGTGCTGCGTGTGACTGTACAG AATATTATAGGATCCCTGATAGAAACGACCGCTTACAGCTACACTTGTAATAGGGGGCCTATGTTCTCTTTTGTAACTTTTACTGGTGATTATTTTGAAATTGAACTACCCCAAGCTGAGGGTCGTGAAAATGTTGGTGTCAATGTGGAGTTTGTGTATGGCCAGTGCATGAGCTCAATGGCAGCTGATTTTACtg TACCTGGAAAAAATATTACTGGTATCATTCAAGGTCAATCCACGGACACCAGTTACACTGTCACTATCACTCTACCCCTCACCCCCTACCAACCCGAGGAGCTGCTCATCATCTCAACTGTCGAACCATCCAATGGCAATCCAATTATGGCTGACTTTTCCCGCCCTGTGATGCAGTATTCAGTGACCTTTGATAACCTCATGGCTGCCACATCCTACACTTCTACCATCAGGATTGTCCTCCGTGCCAACACTACAGTTGATGTTGTTCCAGCCGCTACAAGATCATTTATGACCCTTATGTTCCCAA TCATGTATACAGCAACCACTCCTCCACCCACTACCATGGCTACTACCACCATCCCAAGTCAAGCACCCTCCCAGTCAACTGCTGTCCCTCAGGGTGGAGGTTGTGGTGGTGGTTGTATCGCTGGAATCATCATTGGTTGTTTGATTGTTCTATTGATAGTTGTGGTCATCGTTGCCATCGTTCTATGCTACTGGAATAAAACAAGAA CAGAACCGAAGGTATCATCACATGAAATGGAGCAACAAAGAACTAAAGTAAAGCTAAC TACCAACGATGAGGAGGAGGTAGATCTCATGACCAATTGCAACAAACCTGAATCCCCTCCCACTTCTGGGACTGTCAAG
- the LOC135340988 gene encoding uncharacterized protein LOC135340988 isoform X1, with protein sequence MKVLKILLLDLVLLRTVIRSYGNAQQLYCPGQNVELSCTDTAAVIWQGSAFTGQCPNESDTIIVIAAQAVVGSTTTCGIFTANVTGLTPSAVQGVNIVDVSLTFRADVSLNGTTVQCEDANPNDALLVNELLDIPATTTPILVLSQNSQSMVGVAFVIDDPRCVAMYHVNVTQEGGPTTSVSGSSSPVSVDGLDLCLYSYSFVGYTTSMTGEVSGVSISMDLTVNLTAINGVNVVVNEIDPVIEWNRIDSTLYPTCITGYVVADLGNPSLTTNVTSTVTSLTAQQLNAAGFPYCISIQPTVTPMTPVGDLATAVGSSNLTLIDPDFPTPILTYSFALVNQSENVTGVVVLRVTVQNIIGSLIETTAYSYTCNRGPMFSFVTFTGDYFEIELPQAEGRENVGVNVEFVYGQCMSSMAADFTVPGKNITGIIQGQSTDTSYTVTITLPLTPYQPEELLIISTVEPSNGNPIMADFSRPVMQYSVTFDNLMAATSYTSTIRIVLRANTTVDVVPAATRSFMTLMFPIMYTATTPPPTTMATTTIPSQAPSQSTAVPQGGGCGGGCIAGIIIGCLIVLLIVVVIVAIVLCYWNKTRTEPKVSSHEMEQQRTKVKLTTNDEEEVDLMTNCNKPESPPTSGTVKLGPVYEDSDAFKVDPHTQDNLAYGHVQQSAQLKGPIYEDIKPDPHTQENLSYGHVQFN encoded by the exons ATGAAA GTTTTGAAGATTTTACTCCTAGATCTAGTCCTTCTTCGTACCGTTATCAGGAGCTATGGTAATG CTCAACAACTGTATTGTCCTGGGCAGAATGTGGAGCTCTCATGTACTGATACTGCTGCTGTAATTTGGCAGGGCAGTGCTTTTACAGGACAGTGTCCCAATGAGAGTGACACTATCATAGTAATTGCAGCTCAGGCTGTTGTCGGGAGCACTACCACATGTGGCATCTTCACAGCTAATGTGACTGGCTTAACTCCAAGTGCTGTACAAGGTGTAAACATTGTTGATGTCAGTCTAACTTTCAGAGCTGATGTGTCATTGAACGGGACCACTGTGCAGTGTGAAGATGCTAATCCTAACGATGCTCTACTAGTAAACGAACTTCTTGATATACCAG CAACCACCACACCAATTTTGGTGTTGAGCCAAAACTCACAGTCCATGGTTGGAGTGGCTTTTGTGATTGATGATCCACGGTGTGTGGCTATGTACCATGTGAATGTGACTCAGGAAGGTGGTCCCACTACCAGTGTGTCAGGATCATCATCACCAGTGAGCGTGGATGGCTTAGACTTGTGTCTATACAGCTACAGCTTTGTGGGGTACACCACCTCTATGACTGGTGAAGTTAGTGGAGTCAGTATATCAATGGACCTCACAGTCAATCTCACAG CTATCAATGGAGTTAATGTCGTAGTCAATGAAATAGACCCAGTCATCGAATGGAATCGGATCGACAGCACACTTTACCCAACCTGCATCACTGGCTATGTGGTGGCTGATCTTGGGAACCCATCCCTCACAACCAATGTTACCTCAACTGTGACTTCACTCactgcacagcaactcaatgCAGCTGGCTTCCCCTACTGTATCAGCATCCAACCTACAGTCACACCAATGACTCCAGTGGGAGATCTGGCTACTGCTGTGGGTAGCTCCAACCTTACTTTAATTGATCCAG ATTTCCCTACCCCGATCCTCACCTACAGCTTTGCATTAGTCAATCAATCTGAAAATGTCACCGGTGTGGTTGTGCTGCGTGTGACTGTACAG AATATTATAGGATCCCTGATAGAAACGACCGCTTACAGCTACACTTGTAATAGGGGGCCTATGTTCTCTTTTGTAACTTTTACTGGTGATTATTTTGAAATTGAACTACCCCAAGCTGAGGGTCGTGAAAATGTTGGTGTCAATGTGGAGTTTGTGTATGGCCAGTGCATGAGCTCAATGGCAGCTGATTTTACtg TACCTGGAAAAAATATTACTGGTATCATTCAAGGTCAATCCACGGACACCAGTTACACTGTCACTATCACTCTACCCCTCACCCCCTACCAACCCGAGGAGCTGCTCATCATCTCAACTGTCGAACCATCCAATGGCAATCCAATTATGGCTGACTTTTCCCGCCCTGTGATGCAGTATTCAGTGACCTTTGATAACCTCATGGCTGCCACATCCTACACTTCTACCATCAGGATTGTCCTCCGTGCCAACACTACAGTTGATGTTGTTCCAGCCGCTACAAGATCATTTATGACCCTTATGTTCCCAA TCATGTATACAGCAACCACTCCTCCACCCACTACCATGGCTACTACCACCATCCCAAGTCAAGCACCCTCCCAGTCAACTGCTGTCCCTCAGGGTGGAGGTTGTGGTGGTGGTTGTATCGCTGGAATCATCATTGGTTGTTTGATTGTTCTATTGATAGTTGTGGTCATCGTTGCCATCGTTCTATGCTACTGGAATAAAACAAGAA CAGAACCGAAGGTATCATCACATGAAATGGAGCAACAAAGAACTAAAGTAAAGCTAAC TACCAACGATGAGGAGGAGGTAGATCTCATGACCAATTGCAACAAACCTGAATCCCCTCCCACTTCTGGGACTGTCAAG ttGGGTCCAGTGTACGAAGATTCTGATGCCTTTAAAGTAGACCCCCACACTCAGGACAATCTTGCCTATGGTCATGTTCAACAGTCAGCTCAATTGAAGGGACCGATATACGAGGACATTAAACCAGACCCCCACACCCAGGAGAACCTTTCTTATGGACATGTGCAATTCAATTAG
- the LOC135341428 gene encoding uncharacterized protein LOC135341428 isoform X2: protein MMSFTGVFFMIKLPGAEGQVIQVTVMFMNEQCSSFESANYIIPSSEISNVTQGETTATSHSITVTLPLTVYPSGELLIVSTVSPPDSALIMNNFTGPSIKYTVAFNNLKPATEYIFSIRIVLRTDNTMNVVAPVTGVFTMHSTHFFSPVPSVMIISSAGQQTSSPAYTVTLTLPVISYPRSELIIISTLTLADAAPITDDYPLSSQYFVTFHGINAGVEYSYVIRIVLRRRNSINVSIPLTGSFTIMTSFSTGATVALTFALTFLLTLILVVSLGVLGVLAVNKCRRSEKVNLHSETEMRPPPVIYEEPEAIKPDPLAHPGECCIWRNSLLNIS from the exons ATGATGAGTTTCACTGGTGTCTTTTTTATGATCAAATTGCCTGGAGCGGAGGGTCAAGTTATCCAAGTCACTGTGATGTTCATGAATGAACAGTGTAGCAGTTTTGAATCAGCCAATTATATTA TTCCAAGCTCGGAAATATCTAACGTAACTCAAGGTGAAACTACTGCTACCAGTCACAGTATCACAGTCACTCTACCACTAACGGTGTACCCATCTGGGGAACTACTAATCGTTTCGACTGTATCACCTCCTGACAGTGCTCTTATAATGAACAACTTTACGGGACCCTCGATAAAATACACAGTGGCATTCAATAATCTGAAGCCAGCTACTGAATACATCTTCAGCATAAGGATTGTCCTTCGCACTGACAATACAATGAATGTGGTTGCACCGGTGACTGGAGTGTTCACCATGCACAGCACCCA TTTTTTCTCCCCAGTTCCATCTGTAATGATCATCAGCAGTGCTGGACAGCAAACGTCATCTCCAGCCTACACTGTCACTCTAACTCTACCTGTGATCAGTTATCCTCGCAGTGAACTTATTATCATCTCCACCCTTACCCTGGCTGATGCGGCACCAATCACCGATGACTACCCGCTGTCCTCGCAATACTTTGTTACATTCCATGGTATAAATGCCGGTGTGGAGTATTCGTATGTAATTAGGATTGTGCTACGAAGGAGAAACAGTATTAATGTGTCCATTCCATTGACAGGATCATTCACAATAA TGACATCCTTCTCAACTGGAGCTACTGTTGCCCTCACATTTGCCCTGACGTTCCTGTTGACTCTGATTCTTGTAGTGTCCCTTGGTGTCCTCGGTGTGCTGGCAGTTAACAAGTGTAGGAGGTCCGAGAAGGTAAATCTGCACTCTGAAACTGAAATGAGACCACCACCTGTGATATATGAAGAGCCTGAGGCCATTAAACCAGACCCCCTAGCTCACCCAGGGGAATGCTGCATATGGAGAAATAGTTTACTGAACATTTCATAA
- the LOC135341428 gene encoding uncharacterized protein LOC135341428 isoform X1 — protein sequence MLSHSFTLTNGTISLWITVLESEVQSRTYQYTNGNGVVSLMMSFTGVFFMIKLPGAEGQVIQVTVMFMNEQCSSFESANYIIPSSEISNVTQGETTATSHSITVTLPLTVYPSGELLIVSTVSPPDSALIMNNFTGPSIKYTVAFNNLKPATEYIFSIRIVLRTDNTMNVVAPVTGVFTMHSTHFFSPVPSVMIISSAGQQTSSPAYTVTLTLPVISYPRSELIIISTLTLADAAPITDDYPLSSQYFVTFHGINAGVEYSYVIRIVLRRRNSINVSIPLTGSFTIMTSFSTGATVALTFALTFLLTLILVVSLGVLGVLAVNKCRRSEKVNLHSETEMRPPPVIYEEPEAIKPDPLAHPGECCIWRNSLLNIS from the exons ATGCTCTCACATTCCTTCACTCTGACTAATGGTACCATAAGTTTGTGGATCACTGTTCTG GAATCTGAGGTGCAATCACGTACCTATCAGTACACTAATGGTAATGGAGTTGTTTCTTTAATGATGAGTTTCACTGGTGTCTTTTTTATGATCAAATTGCCTGGAGCGGAGGGTCAAGTTATCCAAGTCACTGTGATGTTCATGAATGAACAGTGTAGCAGTTTTGAATCAGCCAATTATATTA TTCCAAGCTCGGAAATATCTAACGTAACTCAAGGTGAAACTACTGCTACCAGTCACAGTATCACAGTCACTCTACCACTAACGGTGTACCCATCTGGGGAACTACTAATCGTTTCGACTGTATCACCTCCTGACAGTGCTCTTATAATGAACAACTTTACGGGACCCTCGATAAAATACACAGTGGCATTCAATAATCTGAAGCCAGCTACTGAATACATCTTCAGCATAAGGATTGTCCTTCGCACTGACAATACAATGAATGTGGTTGCACCGGTGACTGGAGTGTTCACCATGCACAGCACCCA TTTTTTCTCCCCAGTTCCATCTGTAATGATCATCAGCAGTGCTGGACAGCAAACGTCATCTCCAGCCTACACTGTCACTCTAACTCTACCTGTGATCAGTTATCCTCGCAGTGAACTTATTATCATCTCCACCCTTACCCTGGCTGATGCGGCACCAATCACCGATGACTACCCGCTGTCCTCGCAATACTTTGTTACATTCCATGGTATAAATGCCGGTGTGGAGTATTCGTATGTAATTAGGATTGTGCTACGAAGGAGAAACAGTATTAATGTGTCCATTCCATTGACAGGATCATTCACAATAA TGACATCCTTCTCAACTGGAGCTACTGTTGCCCTCACATTTGCCCTGACGTTCCTGTTGACTCTGATTCTTGTAGTGTCCCTTGGTGTCCTCGGTGTGCTGGCAGTTAACAAGTGTAGGAGGTCCGAGAAGGTAAATCTGCACTCTGAAACTGAAATGAGACCACCACCTGTGATATATGAAGAGCCTGAGGCCATTAAACCAGACCCCCTAGCTCACCCAGGGGAATGCTGCATATGGAGAAATAGTTTACTGAACATTTCATAA
- the LOC135340988 gene encoding uncharacterized protein LOC135340988 isoform X4, giving the protein MKVLKILLLDLVLLRTVIRSYAQQLYCPGQNVELSCTDTAAVIWQGSAFTGQCPNESDTIIVIAAQAVVGSTTTCGIFTANVTGLTPSAVQGVNIVDVSLTFRADVSLNGTTVQCEDANPNDALLVNELLDIPATTTPILVLSQNSQSMVGVAFVIDDPRCVAMYHVNVTQEGGPTTSVSGSSSPVSVDGLDLCLYSYSFVGYTTSMTGEVSGVSISMDLTVNLTAINGVNVVVNEIDPVIEWNRIDSTLYPTCITGYVVADLGNPSLTTNVTSTVTSLTAQQLNAAGFPYCISIQPTVTPMTPVGDLATAVGSSNLTLIDPDFPTPILTYSFALVNQSENVTGVVVLRVTVQNIIGSLIETTAYSYTCNRGPMFSFVTFTGDYFEIELPQAEGRENVGVNVEFVYGQCMSSMAADFTVPGKNITGIIQGQSTDTSYTVTITLPLTPYQPEELLIISTVEPSNGNPIMADFSRPVMQYSVTFDNLMAATSYTSTIRIVLRANTTVDVVPAATRSFMTLMFPIMYTATTPPPTTMATTTIPSQAPSQSTAVPQGGGCGGGCIAGIIIGCLIVLLIVVVIVAIVLCYWNKTRTEPKVSSHEMEQQRTKVKLTTNDEEEVDLMTNCNKPESPPTSGTVKLGPVYEDSDAFKVDPHTQDNLAYGHVQQSAQLKGPIYEDIKPDPHTQENLSYGHVQFN; this is encoded by the exons ATGAAA GTTTTGAAGATTTTACTCCTAGATCTAGTCCTTCTTCGTACCGTTATCAGGAGCTATG CTCAACAACTGTATTGTCCTGGGCAGAATGTGGAGCTCTCATGTACTGATACTGCTGCTGTAATTTGGCAGGGCAGTGCTTTTACAGGACAGTGTCCCAATGAGAGTGACACTATCATAGTAATTGCAGCTCAGGCTGTTGTCGGGAGCACTACCACATGTGGCATCTTCACAGCTAATGTGACTGGCTTAACTCCAAGTGCTGTACAAGGTGTAAACATTGTTGATGTCAGTCTAACTTTCAGAGCTGATGTGTCATTGAACGGGACCACTGTGCAGTGTGAAGATGCTAATCCTAACGATGCTCTACTAGTAAACGAACTTCTTGATATACCAG CAACCACCACACCAATTTTGGTGTTGAGCCAAAACTCACAGTCCATGGTTGGAGTGGCTTTTGTGATTGATGATCCACGGTGTGTGGCTATGTACCATGTGAATGTGACTCAGGAAGGTGGTCCCACTACCAGTGTGTCAGGATCATCATCACCAGTGAGCGTGGATGGCTTAGACTTGTGTCTATACAGCTACAGCTTTGTGGGGTACACCACCTCTATGACTGGTGAAGTTAGTGGAGTCAGTATATCAATGGACCTCACAGTCAATCTCACAG CTATCAATGGAGTTAATGTCGTAGTCAATGAAATAGACCCAGTCATCGAATGGAATCGGATCGACAGCACACTTTACCCAACCTGCATCACTGGCTATGTGGTGGCTGATCTTGGGAACCCATCCCTCACAACCAATGTTACCTCAACTGTGACTTCACTCactgcacagcaactcaatgCAGCTGGCTTCCCCTACTGTATCAGCATCCAACCTACAGTCACACCAATGACTCCAGTGGGAGATCTGGCTACTGCTGTGGGTAGCTCCAACCTTACTTTAATTGATCCAG ATTTCCCTACCCCGATCCTCACCTACAGCTTTGCATTAGTCAATCAATCTGAAAATGTCACCGGTGTGGTTGTGCTGCGTGTGACTGTACAG AATATTATAGGATCCCTGATAGAAACGACCGCTTACAGCTACACTTGTAATAGGGGGCCTATGTTCTCTTTTGTAACTTTTACTGGTGATTATTTTGAAATTGAACTACCCCAAGCTGAGGGTCGTGAAAATGTTGGTGTCAATGTGGAGTTTGTGTATGGCCAGTGCATGAGCTCAATGGCAGCTGATTTTACtg TACCTGGAAAAAATATTACTGGTATCATTCAAGGTCAATCCACGGACACCAGTTACACTGTCACTATCACTCTACCCCTCACCCCCTACCAACCCGAGGAGCTGCTCATCATCTCAACTGTCGAACCATCCAATGGCAATCCAATTATGGCTGACTTTTCCCGCCCTGTGATGCAGTATTCAGTGACCTTTGATAACCTCATGGCTGCCACATCCTACACTTCTACCATCAGGATTGTCCTCCGTGCCAACACTACAGTTGATGTTGTTCCAGCCGCTACAAGATCATTTATGACCCTTATGTTCCCAA TCATGTATACAGCAACCACTCCTCCACCCACTACCATGGCTACTACCACCATCCCAAGTCAAGCACCCTCCCAGTCAACTGCTGTCCCTCAGGGTGGAGGTTGTGGTGGTGGTTGTATCGCTGGAATCATCATTGGTTGTTTGATTGTTCTATTGATAGTTGTGGTCATCGTTGCCATCGTTCTATGCTACTGGAATAAAACAAGAA CAGAACCGAAGGTATCATCACATGAAATGGAGCAACAAAGAACTAAAGTAAAGCTAAC TACCAACGATGAGGAGGAGGTAGATCTCATGACCAATTGCAACAAACCTGAATCCCCTCCCACTTCTGGGACTGTCAAG ttGGGTCCAGTGTACGAAGATTCTGATGCCTTTAAAGTAGACCCCCACACTCAGGACAATCTTGCCTATGGTCATGTTCAACAGTCAGCTCAATTGAAGGGACCGATATACGAGGACATTAAACCAGACCCCCACACCCAGGAGAACCTTTCTTATGGACATGTGCAATTCAATTAG
- the LOC135340988 gene encoding uncharacterized protein LOC135340988 isoform X3 has protein sequence MKVLKILLLDLVLLRTVIRSYGNAQQLYCPGQNVELSCTDTAAVIWQGSAFTGQCPNESDTIIVIAAQAVVGSTTTCGIFTANVTGLTPSAVQGVNIVDVSLTFRADVSLNGTTVQCEDANPNDALLVNELLDIPATTTPILVLSQNSQSMVGVAFVIDDPRCVAMYHVNVTQEGGPTTSVSGSSSPVSVDGLDLCLYSYSFVGYTTSMTGEVSGVSISMDLTVNLTAINGVNVVVNEIDPVIEWNRIDSTLYPTCITGYVVADLGNPSLTTNVTSTVTSLTAQQLNAAGFPYCISIQPTVTPMTPVGDLATAVGSSNLTLIDPDFPTPILTYSFALVNQSENVTGVVVLRVTVQNIIGSLIETTAYSYTCNRGPMFSFVTFTGDYFEIELPQAEGRENVGVNVEFVYGQCMSSMAADFTVPGKNITGIIQGQSTDTSYTVTITLPLTPYQPEELLIISTVEPSNGNPIMADFSRPVMQYSVTFDNLMAATSYTSTIRIVLRANTTVDVVPAATRSFMTLMFPIMYTATTPPPTTMATTTIPSQAPSQSTAVPQGGGCGGGCIAGIIIGCLIVLLIVVVIVAIVLCYWNKTRKPKVSSHEMEQQRTKVKLTTNDEEEVDLMTNCNKPESPPTSGTVKLGPVYEDSDAFKVDPHTQDNLAYGHVQQSAQLKGPIYEDIKPDPHTQENLSYGHVQFN, from the exons ATGAAA GTTTTGAAGATTTTACTCCTAGATCTAGTCCTTCTTCGTACCGTTATCAGGAGCTATGGTAATG CTCAACAACTGTATTGTCCTGGGCAGAATGTGGAGCTCTCATGTACTGATACTGCTGCTGTAATTTGGCAGGGCAGTGCTTTTACAGGACAGTGTCCCAATGAGAGTGACACTATCATAGTAATTGCAGCTCAGGCTGTTGTCGGGAGCACTACCACATGTGGCATCTTCACAGCTAATGTGACTGGCTTAACTCCAAGTGCTGTACAAGGTGTAAACATTGTTGATGTCAGTCTAACTTTCAGAGCTGATGTGTCATTGAACGGGACCACTGTGCAGTGTGAAGATGCTAATCCTAACGATGCTCTACTAGTAAACGAACTTCTTGATATACCAG CAACCACCACACCAATTTTGGTGTTGAGCCAAAACTCACAGTCCATGGTTGGAGTGGCTTTTGTGATTGATGATCCACGGTGTGTGGCTATGTACCATGTGAATGTGACTCAGGAAGGTGGTCCCACTACCAGTGTGTCAGGATCATCATCACCAGTGAGCGTGGATGGCTTAGACTTGTGTCTATACAGCTACAGCTTTGTGGGGTACACCACCTCTATGACTGGTGAAGTTAGTGGAGTCAGTATATCAATGGACCTCACAGTCAATCTCACAG CTATCAATGGAGTTAATGTCGTAGTCAATGAAATAGACCCAGTCATCGAATGGAATCGGATCGACAGCACACTTTACCCAACCTGCATCACTGGCTATGTGGTGGCTGATCTTGGGAACCCATCCCTCACAACCAATGTTACCTCAACTGTGACTTCACTCactgcacagcaactcaatgCAGCTGGCTTCCCCTACTGTATCAGCATCCAACCTACAGTCACACCAATGACTCCAGTGGGAGATCTGGCTACTGCTGTGGGTAGCTCCAACCTTACTTTAATTGATCCAG ATTTCCCTACCCCGATCCTCACCTACAGCTTTGCATTAGTCAATCAATCTGAAAATGTCACCGGTGTGGTTGTGCTGCGTGTGACTGTACAG AATATTATAGGATCCCTGATAGAAACGACCGCTTACAGCTACACTTGTAATAGGGGGCCTATGTTCTCTTTTGTAACTTTTACTGGTGATTATTTTGAAATTGAACTACCCCAAGCTGAGGGTCGTGAAAATGTTGGTGTCAATGTGGAGTTTGTGTATGGCCAGTGCATGAGCTCAATGGCAGCTGATTTTACtg TACCTGGAAAAAATATTACTGGTATCATTCAAGGTCAATCCACGGACACCAGTTACACTGTCACTATCACTCTACCCCTCACCCCCTACCAACCCGAGGAGCTGCTCATCATCTCAACTGTCGAACCATCCAATGGCAATCCAATTATGGCTGACTTTTCCCGCCCTGTGATGCAGTATTCAGTGACCTTTGATAACCTCATGGCTGCCACATCCTACACTTCTACCATCAGGATTGTCCTCCGTGCCAACACTACAGTTGATGTTGTTCCAGCCGCTACAAGATCATTTATGACCCTTATGTTCCCAA TCATGTATACAGCAACCACTCCTCCACCCACTACCATGGCTACTACCACCATCCCAAGTCAAGCACCCTCCCAGTCAACTGCTGTCCCTCAGGGTGGAGGTTGTGGTGGTGGTTGTATCGCTGGAATCATCATTGGTTGTTTGATTGTTCTATTGATAGTTGTGGTCATCGTTGCCATCGTTCTATGCTACTGGAATAAAACAAGAA AACCGAAGGTATCATCACATGAAATGGAGCAACAAAGAACTAAAGTAAAGCTAAC TACCAACGATGAGGAGGAGGTAGATCTCATGACCAATTGCAACAAACCTGAATCCCCTCCCACTTCTGGGACTGTCAAG ttGGGTCCAGTGTACGAAGATTCTGATGCCTTTAAAGTAGACCCCCACACTCAGGACAATCTTGCCTATGGTCATGTTCAACAGTCAGCTCAATTGAAGGGACCGATATACGAGGACATTAAACCAGACCCCCACACCCAGGAGAACCTTTCTTATGGACATGTGCAATTCAATTAG